The DNA segment GTGAGCAGCTCGCCCAGGTCCCCGTCCGGTGACACGACGTCCTTTCCGGTGCCGAGGCCGGTCACCCCGCACTCGTACAACGAGGTCGCGAGCTTGTCGTCGGGCCACGTGGCCAGTGCGCCCAGCTGCTTCCTGCCGTACGTCCCGGGCACCGTCCGCAGATACGTCAGCGGTTCGACGGCGTCGCAGTACTTCTTCTCGCCGAACGGCGTGGCGACCGTCTCGTAGTACGTGTTCAGCGAGGCCGGGACACGGCGGGCGGCCCGGGAGTCCGGGTGCTGGGCGCCGAGGTCGCGGTAGGTGGTCAGGGCCTTGCCGTAGGACGCCCGCGCCGTGGTGAACTGCTGGCCCTTCGCCTGTGTGACCAGCTGGTCCGCACCGGCGAGCCGGTCGAGGAGCATCTGCTGGGTGGCCTCGTCGCGTGCCCCGTCGTACAGGACGACCCCGCCGACGGGCGCGGCCAGCAGCACCAGGCCGAGCACGACCGCGACCGGCGTCTGCGGCGGCCTGATGACGCTGTGCCGCAGACCCCGGTACGCGCCGTGGGCCGCGGCCAGGACCAGGACGGCGAGATACGCGACGAGCGCGCCGGCGGGCACGCCGTCCGGGTCGGCGGGCAGAGCGATCGCCAGCAGCGCGCCGGTGGCCACCCAGCACACGGCCAGCGCGAGCCAGCGCCTGAGCAGCAGATATCCGAGACCCAGGCCGCTGAGGTTGAGCAGCCCCACGGCCACGGCTCGCAGCGGGTCCGCCGGTGTGGGTGGTGCGGGCGGTGTGGGCGGGATGGTGGGCATCGGGGGAGGCGACGGGGGCGGCGGGCCGAACCCGCCGGATCCGCCGTACACCTCGGGGCCGTCGGCCACACCGGGGCTGCCCGCCCCGCCCAGTACCTCCGGCGGCCCGAACCCTGCCGAAGGCTCGGGCTCGCCGCCGCTGCCTCTCGCCGCCCCGTCCTGCTGATCCCCGGACATGCCGCATACCCCCCGGTCGCGGGTCGCCCGGCGCCGATGCGCCCGGGGACCGTCACTGTCGAAACACCGAAACACCGAAATTGTGTGCCTGCTGTGTATCTACCACCGCCGGGGGGCCCGTGAACTCCCGATTACCTTCTGTACCACCGGACTTGGTGCAGCCACCGCGCCGAACCCACCGCGCCGAATCCGTCCCGTCCACGTCCGCCCCCCCCCCGCGGAACTCAGCGACCCGAGATCCGGTCCGCGATCGTGGCGATCCGGTCGGTGGCCGTGCTGCGGGCGGTGAGTTCGCGGGCGTCCGCCGCCCGGTACGCCCGGTACATGCCGTGCACGCCCAGCCAACGCAGCGGCTCCGGCTCCCAGTTGCGGACCTTGTGGTTCACCCAGGGGAGCGTGGTGAGGTCGGTCGGGCCCGACTGGCCGGAGTCCTGCTGGATCAGGTCGCGCAGGGTACGGGCGGCCAGGTTGGCGGTGGCCACGCCCGAACCGACGTAACCACCCGCCCAGCCGAGCCCCGTCGACCGGTCGAGCGTGACGGTGGCGCACCAGTCGCGCGGGACGCCGAGCACGCCGGACCAGGCGTGGTCGATCCGTACGCTCGCCGTGGCCGGGAAGAAGCGGACCAGGACCTCGCGCAGCGCGTCGATGGTGGCGGGCTCGGTGCGCCCGGCGCGGTCGGAGCGGGCGGCGCGCGAGCCGAAGCGGTACGGGACGCCGCGCCCGCCGAGCGCGATCCGGCCGTCGGCGGTGCGCTGCGCGTACATGTACGCGTGCGCCATGTCGCCGAGCGTCTCGCCGCCCTCCCAGCCGATGGTGTCCCAGACGGCCTGTGGCAGCGGTTCGGTGGCGATCATCGAGGAGTTCATCGGGAGCCAGCTGCGGCGGGCGCCCTTGAGCCCTGCCGTGTACCCCTCGGTGCAGCGCAGGATGTAGGGCGCGCGGACCGTTCCGTACGGGGTGACCGCGTGCTTGGGCCTGATCTCGGTGACCGGTGTCGACTCGTGGAGGGTGACGCCGAGTGCTTCCACCGTGTCCGCCAGGCCCTGCACCAGTTTCGCCGGGTGCAGCCGGGCGCCGTGCGGGGTCCAGGTCGAGCCGACGGCCCCGGTGACCCGGATCCGCTCGGCGGTCTCGCGGGCGCCGTGCAGGGTGCGGCCCGTCTCACCGAAGGCGATCTCCACCGAGTGGAAGTCCTTGAGCCGCTGCAACTGGGCCGGTGTGTGGGCGACTTCGAGGACGCCGCCCTGCTGGATGTCGGCGTCGATCGACTCGTCGGCCGCCGTCTTGACGACTTCCGCGACGGTGTCGTTCATGGCCCGCTGGAGGCGGACGGCCGCTTCGTGCCCGTGCAGCTTCGCGTACCGGTCGCGGCCCGCGATGCCGTTGTAGAGCCAGCCGCCGTTGCGGCCGGACGCCCCGTACCCGCAGAACCGGGCTTCGAGCACGGTGATGTTGAGGAACGGGACGGCCTTCTTGAGGTAGTACGCCGTCCACAGCCCGGTGTATCCGCCGCCGACGATCACCACGTCGGCGCTCGCGTCGCCCGGCAGGGGTTCGCGGGCGAGGGGGGTGCCCTGGTCCGCGTACCAGAACGATATGCCGCCGTTGACGGTGCCGTTGCCTGTGCCACTGACGG comes from the Streptomyces sp. NBC_01471 genome and includes:
- a CDS encoding NAD(P)/FAD-dependent oxidoreductase, which codes for MSSTVSGTGNGTVNGGISFWYADQGTPLAREPLPGDASADVVIVGGGYTGLWTAYYLKKAVPFLNITVLEARFCGYGASGRNGGWLYNGIAGRDRYAKLHGHEAAVRLQRAMNDTVAEVVKTAADESIDADIQQGGVLEVAHTPAQLQRLKDFHSVEIAFGETGRTLHGARETAERIRVTGAVGSTWTPHGARLHPAKLVQGLADTVEALGVTLHESTPVTEIRPKHAVTPYGTVRAPYILRCTEGYTAGLKGARRSWLPMNSSMIATEPLPQAVWDTIGWEGGETLGDMAHAYMYAQRTADGRIALGGRGVPYRFGSRAARSDRAGRTEPATIDALREVLVRFFPATASVRIDHAWSGVLGVPRDWCATVTLDRSTGLGWAGGYVGSGVATANLAARTLRDLIQQDSGQSGPTDLTTLPWVNHKVRNWEPEPLRWLGVHGMYRAYRAADARELTARSTATDRIATIADRISGR